Within candidate division KSB1 bacterium, the genomic segment ACCTCATACCTCATACCTCATACCTCATACCTAATACCTCATACCTCATACCTCATACCTCATACCCAATACCCAATACCCTATACCTTAATTCCCAATCCCTATTTCCACACCCATTACCTTCTCAAAAGCACTGGCAAAAAGCTTCATCTCTTCAGGTTTGGCCATGCTCACCCGGCACCAATCATCATATGGAGGAAAGGGCCGGCCAACGATGATGCCGTGCTGCTCCATCGCTTTTTGGAACTCTTTTATGGGTCGGCCGGTGTGGAAAAAGATGAAATTAGTATGGGATTGCAAATATTTGCGCCCGGCTTTTTCTAAAGCTTTGTAAACGATTTCCCTGGATTCGAGATTTTTTTGCCGGCTAAAATCCTGGAATTCCTGGTCTTGAAAACTCGCAATAGCGGCTCGCAGTCCAATGATATTTGTGGTGCCGGTTATATGACGTGCGAGATTTTTAATGGTTTCAGGATCGGCAATGCCAAAGCCTACACGAAGTCCGGCCAGGCCATGGATTTTGGAGGCTGTTCTTGTAACAATAATATTATGTCCATCTTTAACCATGTCGATCATGGTGTCATATTGAGGATCGGTCACATAGTCAAAATAGGCTTCATCAACCATGACACAGGTATTTTTGGATAGCTCCTCACACAGTTCTCTCAGTTTGTCTTTTGGAGTGATTGTCGTGGTGGGGTTATTGGGATTGCATAAATAAACCAGTTTAACATTTTTGTTCATGGCTTTTCTGATCCCATCCAGATCAAAATGTACATTTTCATCGAGTGGAATTTTATGGATCTTGGCTCCGATCCGTTCGGCATAGCGATAGAGTCGCCCATATGTTGGGTGCGGAGTAATGATCTCACCCTGGTTCAATCCGTATATCAAGCCGGCTACATTCAGAACTTCAGTAGAACCCGAGGTTATGATAACGTGATCCGGAGTTACACCTACTTGTTCTGCAAAGATTTTCCTTAAGGTATTATAGGCATCTTTCGAGTAGAGATTCCCTTCATTAAAAGCTTTGATCATCGCTTTACGAGCTGCTTGTGAAGGGCCATAAGGATTTTCATTAAACATCATTCGAATGGGTGAATTTGGAGCGGCGTTAACTTCCGGAATGAGTCCAAGGTTTAATCCACCATATCCTGCTAACAATGTCCCTCCTAATGCAGTGCTACTACGGGCCAGCCATTGCCGGCGATTCAATGTTTTAGACATGGGACCGTCCTTTCATTTAATGGTTTGAATATTTTTACCACATATAATTAAGTTAGGGTGTTAACCATTATTTAACAAGTTTTCCTTATTTTATGTTTAACTTCTCTTACCTGACCAAGGTCATTTTTTGGGTTTGAACAAATTGATCAGCCTGCAATCGAACTATATATATACCACTTGGTAAATCAAAATTGTGGTCATTTTTAGCATTCCATGTAATCGTGTAGCTACCCTTCTCTTGTTTTGTCCCGGCTACTAACGTTCTTACTTTCTGGCCAGTTATATTAAATATGTTTAGCGTAATTTTCGCAGAGCTTGGCAACGTGTATTGAATTTCAGTGTCAGGATTAAAAGGATTTGGATAGTTTTGCTCGAGGCTAAAAAACTTGGGAACATTGTCAGTAATTTCTACAGAGGTTGCGGCTTCCTGAATTTTTAAATTATCGATTGCCCAGCCCCAGCCATTATTACTAACATCGGAAGAAAATCGAAACCTGATCAAAATCTGATCACCCGGAGAAAAAGTATCAAGCAGGTTTATCGTTCGGTTTTTAAATAAAGCCGGATTTCCATCATTTTTAGCATTGTAGGCTTCCAGCCAAAAAGAGTCAGAACGCGCATCGTATCCCTTTACGAGCGGCTGCCAATTCTCTATTTTTTTTGATCCCTCGACAATGACATAATCTTTAAAATTTGAATCGCCAAATACGGAGCCTTCATCACCAGGCTCGACCAGGACGATCTCATCGAAAGTTAAGAAGGTATTTGAGGTTTGAACAAGTATGGGTGTTAATAATTTATAGGATATATTTCCACTTTTTAAATAGGGATGAAGACTATGAATGGCGCCGTCGGAAAAACCATCCGGAGTTGTGATTTGGAAGCCAATGCCGGTAAAGTCATCTGTTTCTGTATTAAAATCATTGCTGTAAAATGTTTG encodes:
- a CDS encoding aminotransferase class I/II-fold pyridoxal phosphate-dependent enzyme — protein: MSKTLNRRQWLARSSTALGGTLLAGYGGLNLGLIPEVNAAPNSPIRMMFNENPYGPSQAARKAMIKAFNEGNLYSKDAYNTLRKIFAEQVGVTPDHVIITSGSTEVLNVAGLIYGLNQGEIITPHPTYGRLYRYAERIGAKIHKIPLDENVHFDLDGIRKAMNKNVKLVYLCNPNNPTTTITPKDKLRELCEELSKNTCVMVDEAYFDYVTDPQYDTMIDMVKDGHNIIVTRTASKIHGLAGLRVGFGIADPETIKNLARHITGTTNIIGLRAAIASFQDQEFQDFSRQKNLESREIVYKALEKAGRKYLQSHTNFIFFHTGRPIKEFQKAMEQHGIIVGRPFPPYDDWCRVSMAKPEEMKLFASAFEKVMGVEIGIGN